A region from the Peromyscus maniculatus bairdii isolate BWxNUB_F1_BW_parent chromosome 5, HU_Pman_BW_mat_3.1, whole genome shotgun sequence genome encodes:
- the LOC121820827 gene encoding estradiol 17 beta-dehydrogenase 5-like codes for MMNSKCHRVELNDGHFIPVLGFGTAIPSEVSKSKATEATKIAIDAGFRHIDSAHMYQNEEEVGLAIRSKIEDGTVKREDIFYTSKLWCTFHRPELVKSCLEQSLKKLQLDYVDLYLINFPMALKPGEEYFPIDEHGKAISDKVDLCDTWEAMEKCKDAGLAKSIGVSNFNCRQLEMILNKPGLKYKPVCNQVECHPYLNQSKLLDFCKSKDIVLVAYSALGTHRDKHWVDQSTPVLLDDPVLASMAKKYKQTPALIALRYQIQRGVVVLAKSLNEARIKENMQVFEFQLCPEDMKVLDGLNRNLRYVAGVVFSGHPNFPFSDEY; via the exons ATGATGAACTCCAAGTGTCACCGTGTGGAACTGAATGATGGTCACTTCATTCCAGTGCTTGGTTTTGGTACTGCTATACCTTCAGAG GTATCCAAGAGTAAGGCTACAGAAGCCACAAAAATAGCTATAGATGCTGGGTTTCGCCATATAGATTCTGCCCATATGTACCAGAATGAAGAGGAGGTAGGACTAGCCATCCGAAGCAAGATTGAAGACGGCACTGTGAAGAGGGAAGATATATTTTACACCTCAAAG CTTTGGTGTACTTTCCATCGTCCAGAGCTGGTTAAGTCTTGCTTGGAGCAATCACTGAAGAAACTTCAGTTGGACTATGTGGATCTCTACCTCATTAATTTCCCAATGGCCCTGAAG cCAGGAGAAGAGTATTTTCCAATAGATGAACATGGAAAAGCTATATCTGacaaagtggatctctgtgatacCTGGGAG GCCATGGAGAAATGTAAGGATGCAGGACTGGCCAAGTCCATTGGGGTGTCCAACTTTAACTGCAGGCAGCTGGAGATGATCCTGAACAAGCCAGGGCTCAAGTACAAGCCTGTGTGCAACCAG GTGGAATGTCATCCTTATCTCAATCAGAGCAAACTGCTGGATTTCTGCAAGTCAAAAGACATTGTTCTGGTTGCCTACAGTGCTCTGGGCACCCATCGAGACAAACATTG GGTAGATCAGAGCACTCCTGTTCTCTTGGATGACCCAGTTCTTGCTTCCATGgcaaaaaaatacaagcaaactCCAGCCTTGATTGCCCTTCGCTACCAGATCCAGCGTGGGGTTGTGGTCCTTGCAAAAAGTCTCAATGAGGCCAGGATCAAAGAGAACATGCAG GTTTTTGAATTCCAGTTGTGTCCAGAGGATATGAAAGTCCTTGATGGCCTGAACAGAAATCTGCGATATGTAGCTGGAGTGGT TTTTTCTGGCCACCctaactttccattttctgatgaaTATTAA